One part of the Diadema setosum chromosome 6, eeDiaSeto1, whole genome shotgun sequence genome encodes these proteins:
- the LOC140229949 gene encoding histone H2A-like, with protein MSGRGGKGGKAKAKAKSRSMRAGLQFPVGRVHRFLRKGNYAQRVGAGAPVYLAAVLEYLAAEILELAGNAARDNKKTRIIPRHLQLAVRNDEELNKLLSGVTIAQGGVLPNIQAVLLPKKTAAAKKAGGKSSQSQEY; from the coding sequence ATGTCTGGACGTGGCGGAAAAGGCGGCAAAGCCAAGGCCAAAGCCAAGAGCCGTTCCATGCGAGCTGGCCTGCAGTTCCCCGTCGGTCGTGTTCACCGCTTCCTTCGCAAGGGAAACTATGCCCAGCGTGTTGGTGCAGGTGCCCCCGTCTACCTAGCCGCTGTGCTTGAATACCTTGCCGCTGAAATTCTCGAGTTGGCTGGGAATGCTGCCCGTGACAACAAGAAGACGAGGATCATCCCCCGTCACCTTCAGCTCGCTGTCCGCAACGACGAGGAGTTGAACAAGCTTCTCAGCGGAGTGACCATCGCCCAGGGTGGTGTGCTGCCAAACATCCAGGCCGTGCTCCTGCCCAAGAAGACCGCTGCTGCAAAGAAAGCTGGTGGAAAGAGCAGCCAGAGCCAGGAGTACTGA